TCCTCTCCCTTCGCGTAAGGATGTCTTAATTTAATCTATCTCTCACGTCTCACTGAACGCCTCATAGGCACCGTACTAAGTTTTCTAGCGTCGAGGGGATTGCGAGACCAGCTCTTCCAAAGTGCTTCGACCAGAAACTCTGTAAATCGTTGCAGACGTATCTATCGGAGTAGCGTGAAATATAGACaactctgtgtgtgtgtgtgtatgtgcaaCGAGGTAAACAaacgatttttatttacaataatgcaATACTATGTAACACACGAACAAGCTTCCTTGTTATGCGCTGGATAGAAGCGATAAGTCGGCTCGTACATCGAAAGCGTTTGGTGcgatatatgtacatacttaCGCGGCAAGTCGATGAAGATTACGTAATGAAGAGAGAACATTCGAGGAAGTAAACTTCCGTACTTTGTTAATTCTGATATCTAACACGGATATATCGGTCTACTAATCTAGTAATCTGCGACATGTTTCTCGttcgtaatagaaaaattatctatGCAATTTAtcgacgtttcttttttttgtcaacGCTACCCTTTTCTTTCATAAACTAGAGCTAGTATGGAAATTTACTTTTGTACCATCTCTGTATTGCGAAAGAAAGATTCAAATCTTACACATGCGAGTACAACGTGACGAAAATATGCGTAAGAGTAAGCGTCGACTCGCCGATTACGATTGATACTTCTTATTATACAGCGGGTTTTTGTACTAGTGTCTCCCACGGGAGAGAAAAAGTGCACAGGATGTCAGGTAAAGCGCAATCTTGAGAAGCGAGGCACACGTCGCCTCTCACATCTTAACATCGATTTCTAGAAATACTCTCttaaaaatagtttctttTATGCATTCTCACGTATAGATagtgtaattatacatatacatatctcACAACAATAAAATCGTCTGAATAttcaaaaacaatttcttcAGACTAAACAggtcctttctctctctcttctatcACAACAAAGCATAGACTCCTCTTCTTTGCGATATCACCCTCTTTCCGctaatatacatattagaaatataatatgtgtgtgtgtatgtattacCTGAATTAAACCGGCCGTTCGTTCCGTAGCTAATCATTAAGAgagtttgtttttttacatttaaacattCGCCGAAGATCCGATTTTTATTCCTTAGCGATATGACTATTTTTAGTTTCATTACCATCTGAATCGGGATCTTGATCGGCAGTGTCGCGAGCCGGGGCGGATGGCAACGGCACGATTTCCGGCTCGAGGGGTTTCACCGGGCAATCGACGTCCTCCACGATAACCTCCTCCGCCAGGCTGCTCCTTACCGCCTCTACGGCATTCAATGCGGATAGAAGAAAGTATAACTAGCGAATTTCGCATTTCAATTTTCCACATTGATTCGTGCGACATAATTAATTACCATTGAACGCCTGCGGATACTGCTGGCTCAATTTATTCTTGATCAGGCggatctttttaaaaatgtaatccAGATCCCTCTTCATCTCAACGAGAAGAGCGCTGTGCTTCTTGAATTCCGTGCCAGCCGTCTTGAGCCTGTTCACTGACAGCTGATTGCAGTTTGTCAACATCTCGTTGGTTTTTTCAAATCTTTGTAACCTGGAAACGTACAAAGCAAGAGATTATATcgagaaataattgaaatggATTTCTCACGAAAAACAAACCAAGCAAGtccaaaaagttaaattttcaggaaatgaaaaatttattatcttccaactgttcattatataaatgttatcatCTATTTATCTCATCTTACATTTGGCTTCTTTTTcacatattacattaataatgataaaagtaaagaagaatttatttaaagcaacaattttactttttaattacaaaattatataaatcatttttaacaaaataaaatttgaatcttCTACGATTCCTTTATTAgtttattgcatttatgtaGATGACACGTAAAGCATAGCTTACACAGTTTACATTGTACACGtggattatttcaattttaaatatccaaCCCTGGCAATTGAATCAATCGCTCTATGAATATCAGACAGAAAGAGCGATTAATGTCCACTTCCGCTCTTTACTGTTATCTCGTTCTTAGAACTAGAGAAAGCTAAGTAAAGAGTGAGTCATAAAGCAGGAATCAAAGTTAATCAGCGGAAACGGACGGTGAGGGCAGGACTTACATCTGTTTCTGCGCGCGTATCATCGACTCCACGTCCTGCTGGTCGACGATGCCCGCGAGGCCCTGCACAAACACCTCCGGCGCCGTGTAGTTTCTGAAGCACTCGAAGCTCCCGGTATCCGACTCCGGGGTGCCCTGCGCCGCTGCCATGCTTTCTCGGGATCGCCAGGCTGCTAGGCTCGTCGTTCGCTCTCATCCTCGTGCGAATCCcatctcgcgcgcgcacgccgTCGTTGTCGCTCGAGGTCGCTCGTACACGACGTAGCGCGTCTATACCGAGCGGGATAATCGTCGAGCGCGCGCTACGTGTCCGTCACGCAACCCGCGCCGCCGTCCGCGTGTCACGTTGATCATCACGTCGGGCACGAGGAGAGGAAAGGAAAGAGACGTCGAGACTTTCGATCAATATACCCCGCGAGTCCGTCGTCTTCTCGCGCGTCGGCGGAATGCACCGGGAACGAAGAAATTTCGTTCGGTCGTGCGACGAAGCCTTATCGATCACCGTAGGGGCGCTCGGAGACACCACAGCCCGCGGCGATACCCAACTCGCGTTCCCGAACgcgattaaaaaatctgaccgACGATAACGCGGACGAgacgacgacgcgacgcgccGCCGCCACTCGAGACGCAACAGCTGTTTTGCCGCTCGATGTTTTCGGGCCGGGCAGTAGGCGCGTGCAGCATTCAAATTTCCGCCGTGCTCTGTTGTGACCGTCAACCATCGAGtcgaagggagagagagagagagagagagagaaagagagacagagaaggGCCATCCCCTCGCTCCGTAAAGACGACGACACTCGATCCGACCCGTCGCCAGGAACGCGAAGACACCTCTCGGAATGGCGCAGAACGTGAACCCGTTCAGCTCGATGCAAAACACGCCGAACAAGGCCGCCGAGGAGAAGCAAAGCCTGCCGAAGGACAATCACGCAGTCAGTAAACGGTACGTTTCGGAAAAATCGCGCGAACCGAATTCGCGGGACCCGACACTGGACGACGAGTCTTTCCCTCGTATTCGCGATCCGCCCATTTCTGTCCGGACGCTTATTCATGAATCCGCGGAATCGATATCGCGCCTTGTCTGCCGCGCTCGCACATAACCTAGCGAAGATACTCCCGCGAACTTTGGACGCCCGAAAAGAGCGCGAGCCGTCGCGAATATTCCACGGGATTCGATTCTCTAATGTTCCGTCGCTTTCCCGCGACCCGCTGTTCGTAACCTCCTAAACAGGAAATCTTACAGCTTGTACAGTCTTAAACTTATGTACGTCAATCTATCCggataattaatttcgtgtTGTGTTTCGTGGAAAGACACTCAAACTCATTTGTCAGTGTTCGATTGTCCAGGTTACAAAAGGAGCTCATGGTGTTGATGATGAGCACCGAACAAGGAGTGTCCGCCTTCCCAGAGGGAGAGAATTTGTTCAAATGGATTGGGACTATCATAGGACCAAGAGATACGGTACTATCGTCTTTTGCATTTCTACCGATGCAGATTGGAGTTTCTTCTTTTTGGCTCGACCTCTCACACAACTTCTCTTCAAAAAAGGAAATGAAAAGCAGAAAAGAGCCAGTcaaaaaaagaacaggcctaattaactttaatcctAGAAtggtattttatgtataatattcattttaatgaattaatgtCCTACTATGTCAGGCTGTGCCATTTGATTAGAGTCTATCATGTTAATAACTAGGTTGtatttgttttgtatttacaaagatttatagattataaacattttatcaaTGAAAGTatgaagtatataaaaattctatgttATGTTACATTAAGAATGATCTTTCCTCAgacataaaagttatatatcaATAGCAATACCATTCTAAGATTAATCCTTGATTAACTTACTCTTtaacttttcataatttaaaaaaaaaagagataaattgAAAGTAATGTTAATCTATATCAATAGAAATagacatttaattattctattttaagtTAAGATAAAGAGGTCTATGAAACTTCTTTATATTGCAGGTATATGCTGGTCTCACTTACAAATTGACTTTAGAATTTCCACACAGCTATCCATATAGTGCACCCATAGTACGTTTCGCCACACCTTGTTTTCATCCGAATGTAGATACCGGTGGCAACATCTGCTTAGATATATTGAAAGACAAGTGGAGTGCGTTATACGACGTCCGTACCATTTTACTGTCCATACAGTCCCTTCTGGGTGGTATGTAATCTAGATTTTCAAAAGCTCTAGGattcttgaaattttgaaatagtGCAACCTCTTTATTTATCCTTATTCGTTTTCGATTCtcataaatttagattttcaaATTGTCAAAGTCatcaaattcttaaaattttaagaattttgattcttaaaatttgcattagtttagtaatacaaaaattaatcgtGATGAGTCATCGTTGACATGAGATACTAATTTGTGAATTATACTTCGTTATGTAGAACCTAACAATGAAAGTCCACTTAATCTCGAAGCGGCAGAGCTTTGGAACAATCAAACGAAATACAAGAAATATCTGATGGAAGAATATCACAGAGCAGTCGATCGAACACAGAGTAATCGCAATCAACACGATTCATGATAAGCCATGACTGTAACCTATTTTATgaatcatttaatattatttttaggatcggattatatttaagtataattaaacaaaactttatataattaaacaattttttttcgcacTCTCTCTTCTCTTGAGAATCTTCAAGCACTCcgatttaaattgaatttttttttcccttagAATGACAATGacgaaattcttttttacgaATTGTGTATATGTCACGTTGCATTTAGCTTGTAACTCGCGTGAGATTTTTGTAGGAACTTTTGTAagaacaattataaatttatcaccGACATTTAAGACAATTGCgctacatttatttatttaccatatagaaacatatatgcGTTGGTTTTTTTCCATCATTATTGCCATCgtctgtatattatatttacatttgataTGTGTTTCCATTTTTACCATTACTGTAtagttctaaaataaatattttaatgatcataaaactttaatttccaATTTCCCTCATAATctgacattaatattatacgtaatatattttttgtattattttttaaattttattacacatttaaGATTGTAAACTTTTCAGGAATTTagatttttcgaaaaattctaagattcttaaaataatgtttctcCTAGAACATTAGATAGCACGACTTCTCGATTTATTCTCTTAGTTCCTTACTTATTATGCTCTCCTGATATTTTCTTGCAAAAAGGTGTTCTTGTAAAGTCggtaaatttacaatttcaattgcgattttttaaatttgtattagtGTATAGGAATAGGGGATAAAtatagagaaatatatttaaaaaataagtattaatatgaattttattatattttaaaaaatgaaaaaatatatataattaattttgacatatacggatatatattttatatttcttttattacttaCTCTTTTTACctataatataaactaaaacaaCTCCATGTGGTATAAACaatgatacaaatttattattcaagcaGTGCTACCAcctgctatatatatatatcttaaaaattctatCTGATGGAATTTTTTTGGTGACAGATTCGaactcaaattaaatttataaatttgtaaataatttaatttacaagttgaatatttttaaacagagagTGAGAcagagaaacaaaaataattgatttcttGTTTCACAATGATATGAATCAGTTCAACAttctctattaatatttaattaattcctcgTATTATCATCATCGCGTTATCATGTTTATTCGAgcgcaataatttaaattgcataTATCTGGATCGGCGGGATGATACTGATATCAATGCGCGCCGTTTATAAAGCGACCATCATTTACCACCATCCATTCCAAGGCTTTAGTCGATCACAAACAAAAGACCATTCTACAATAgcgtataaattatattattacttcttCTCTATTGACGTAAAATAACTGTAATCTCGGTTTTTCTCATCTTTacagaactaaaaaaaaaaataaaaattaagagtcaattaaaccgagattaaagctGATAAGTGCTGTTAAAAATAGACGTACAGTCTGTGCCTTTCAATCGCTTACGAGACTTGTTCCGTTGTAGAACGACCCtgacacacgtacacacatgtCCTACACGTGCAAGATGTTTACTCGTTTCGCGAGTGCGTTATGCAAAACCGCAAAATCCGAGAGCCGAACTCTGTGGACCCGGCGATTGTCAACCACATCAGCGAGTAGAGCCCGTGAGATGGAGGTACGTAGAAGTTCAACGTAAATGTGAAGTAGAAATGCTACTTGCCATTTTCTCATCGGTCTGCCATTTCATGAACCATCCTTCGACTGTCCTGTTAAACGGAATATATTCCTATTGACAGGAACGGAAGATCAAGGTGGGCGACACGGAAATTAATTACGCTAGGGTCGGCACAGGTGACCATCCGGTGTTGCTGTTGCCAGGCGCCCTGGGTAAGTTGATTTATGCCATaactcttttttatattttgaaagatAGTTAGATAATAGTTTTGCACAATTCACTTTATCGGCATTTGCTGCCATCTACCGGAATGTAAATCTGCACATAGTGTTTAAACTGTTCGATGAAAAGCAAGATAGCGTTGCCTcccttataataattttgaaaaaaagaaaaagaatatcaaattttttcaaagcaACTTTTCGTCAtgcttttataatatgttctttttcttttattatctatatgttaaaattcaatctaacaataatcatattattgattaaaagcTATGTTTTCATTCAATTCgaacaaaacaataaaattcgattcgatacagcgtaaaaaaatcttgattCACACATCTCTAATTAACAGCAAAAAAACAATCTATCTcacaatcaattaaaattacgaAACCGTAAATTCTGCTAAGTCTCTGCTGTCAGATTACGTTGGTAAGCTTCGTTAGCAGAACACAAGCTTAAATGTAAACGCAATTGATGTCAATCTGTCTTAATATTGCGCTCCAATTCGTAGCACgctactaaaattttcttcattgGAACGATGGGCGGTAATTTATGGACCAGCAAAAAATGGATGTTTCAGGGACAATATGGACCGATTTTAAACCGCAGATGGAGGGCCTGAACGCGGACAAGCTGACCATAGTCGCGTGGGATCCACCCGGTTACGGAAAGTCGCGGCCACCCGACAGGACTTTTCCAGAAGATTTCTTTCAGCGTGACGCCGCGGACGCCCACAATCTGATGAGGACCCTCGGCTACTCGAAGTTTTCTCTGATCGGCTGGAGCGACGGCGGCATCACGTCGCTCGTTCTTGCCTCGGCGTACCCCGACAGCATCCGCAGGATGGTTGTCTTCGGCGCGAACGCGTACATACATCCGGATGAGACGAAGATATATAAGAGTACATACTTTTTTCTCAGCTCGTAATATCATAAGACTATAAAGAGATTAAGTTTTCAGCGTTTAATGATACAACTTATATTGAAATCTCGTTTATTGatcacaattttgaaaaaattatatccttAAATGAcgattttgtagaaaaaaaatttgtaaatattttttaagtgacGTACAGTCACGAGTATTGACGCTATATTTCACGGTTGCATTATCCGGAGcgcgttaaatattttatttcttccgTTCGCGTAACGCTTCATGAAATATTACTGTCCAGACATCAGGGACATCAACAAGTGGTCGGAAAAAATGAGGACACCTATGATAAAAGTCTACGGCGAGGATTATTTCAGAAAGATGTGGGAGGACTGGATAGACGGCGTGCTGAGATTGTATGAAAATCAAGACGGTGACATATGCAAAGGAGTTTTATCAAAGATAAAGTGCCCGACTTTGATCATTCACGGAGCCAAAGACGCGATGGTCCTGCCGGAACATCCGACATATCTGAAACAAAATATCGTCAACTCGAAGTTCGTATCTGCATAAAatcgaaataaattaagataattaaggtttacaatatttttttaatttctgttgtATTACAGAGTGCATATTTTCGAAAAGGGCGCACATAATCTTCACTTAAGATATCCCGAAGAGTTTAATAAATTGGTTACGGATTTCCTCCTTGATCAATCAAAAATGtgattattataacaatatcaCATGCCTCAATAGTCAAGTTGAGAGGCGCATAAGAGATCTAGGATCAGCTCCTGATTGAGCtactatttttaacaataaatcatttataattttttcgggATCTTATAGATGCTCTGAGCGTTGGCATCTGGCTAATAACTGTATTTCAAGGCtgacaaaaatgttaaattacataaaaattactattcaGCACCAAGATCCGCTGCAATACAAGcaatctcatttttattttggtagtttatcgtaatattatatgtactaTATATGTACTATATTACGAAAGGATATACTTTATCATGGGATACATACCCGatagtaatattatcttagcattttattatgattgtGAAATTTTACTTCATAAAAACAACgcatcattataaaaatttttccgaACAGAAAAgtttacagaaaaaagtaacgattgttacaaaagaaagtaacgacgttattttttaatacttgcgctttattatatgtattattttttaggtgtttttataataaaagtttttataataaaatgatacatTAACGCATTCTTCACTTCGTCATTTCTCTTACAACCATTACATGCAAGTCATCCTTTATTATCTTCGAATTCGGCTTTGAATGTAATGAGTTAACCACGgttcataaattatatgcattcgAAAACAGGAATAATTGGAATTCATTATCAACCGCCATTATAAACCAAGTAATTTGTATGTACTCGTACATACACATTTGAGTATCTGAATAATACCTACACAtcgattgattaaaaaatagtttagaTATTTCTAGAGACCCTGAATTTAGAAACACTATATTAGTATTCAAATAACAAGCACAACTTTTAGATACCTATGtatattgttgtattaaacaattattgcaTAGCATCACAGATAAAGTTATTGTTTTCCTTATACTAAAACTTCCTTATACTGCGTAAAATCGTATATCAACTGCTTAAAATCGTTTGATACGCGTGacatttaatcttaaattgtACGCTCTCGAGGCACAAAGTGCACTGTTTAGAATGATACATTCGCATTTAATCGGATATATTGATGATATCAACAGCGAAAAGATACATTGATGGCATCTTGATAATTATACATGATTTTGCAAATTGatacatttacaatttaactGTAGTTGACATTGTAATCATTTAACAATGTTAATATCCTCACAAAAgctaaattatcattaatgatataaaattatatattcaataattttatatcatttttcttatttttaaattattgttaataacattatttaaaataactttattcgTCATACAcattctaaataatttctgtcccaatttatttcacattatataaaaaatcaaatcacAATCGATTGTGAATCTCTTGCAAAGTGCCGCATTCGAGATATGTATGTACCGAGAATCCTTCGTCTACATAGATAGAAAGCGGTCTTGTGCTACTTATTATACAAGTGGCTTTTTATCCAAAGAGGGCAGAGCGCGACATGGCGCTTTTTCGTCGTTCAACTCGTCTGACGATCGAACGCGGTCGTATATTGAACGGGAATTGACCAAACAGCAACATGCGACCTCAAATAACGCTCTGAGGGTCCCGTAACCCAGTGTCGTGATCGGAGATAACGCGTACCATTACCTAAATAGATGGTATGGGTCGTGAGCTTTTCATACTAACCTATTTCGACCAAGAGATAATatggaaattaattaatttttcttttttctttaccaTCTTGAACATtgattataaaactaaaaacgtACTTTGTATAAAAGTAGTATTTAGGTGttgcataataaaatcaatctttcatttgtgaattaaatgtatttcaatt
This genomic window from Monomorium pharaonis isolate MP-MQ-018 chromosome 8, ASM1337386v2, whole genome shotgun sequence contains:
- the LOC105828838 gene encoding kxDL motif-containing protein CG10681, with translation MAAAQGTPESDTGSFECFRNYTAPEVFVQGLAGIVDQQDVESMIRAQKQMLQRFEKTNEMLTNCNQLSVNRLKTAGTEFKKHSALLVEMKRDLDYIFKKIRLIKNKLSQQYPQAFNEAVRSSLAEEVIVEDVDCPVKPLEPEIVPLPSAPARDTADQDPDSDVPVEEFQFAKLRKRRIKSNDSSSTESNNDHSNAETSSCTSDTG
- the LOC105828839 gene encoding ubiquitin-conjugating enzyme E2 C isoform X1 → MAQNVNPFSSMQNTPNKAAEEKQSLPKDNHAVSKRLQKELMVLMMSTEQGVSAFPEGENLFKWIGTIIGPRDTVYAGLTYKLTLEFPHSYPYSAPIVRFATPCFHPNVDTGGNICLDILKDKWSALYDVRTILLSIQSLLGEPNNESPLNLEAAELWNNQTKYKKYLMEEYHRAVDRTQSNRNQHDS
- the LOC105828839 gene encoding ubiquitin-conjugating enzyme E2 C isoform X2, encoding MLQKELMVLMMSTEQGVSAFPEGENLFKWIGTIIGPRDTVYAGLTYKLTLEFPHSYPYSAPIVRFATPCFHPNVDTGGNICLDILKDKWSALYDVRTILLSIQSLLGEPNNESPLNLEAAELWNNQTKYKKYLMEEYHRAVDRTQSNRNQHDS
- the LOC105828840 gene encoding valacyclovir hydrolase translates to MSYTCKMFTRFASALCKTAKSESRTLWTRRLSTTSASRAREMEERKIKVGDTEINYARVGTGDHPVLLLPGALGTIWTDFKPQMEGLNADKLTIVAWDPPGYGKSRPPDRTFPEDFFQRDAADAHNLMRTLGYSKFSLIGWSDGGITSLVLASAYPDSIRRMVVFGANAYIHPDETKIYKNIRDINKWSEKMRTPMIKVYGEDYFRKMWEDWIDGVLRLYENQDGDICKGVLSKIKCPTLIIHGAKDAMVLPEHPTYLKQNIVNSKVHIFEKGAHNLHLRYPEEFNKLVTDFLLDQSKM